From Lujinxingia litoralis, one genomic window encodes:
- a CDS encoding ATP-binding protein — MSERKRPAKRQSPEPSKPTTATENPLIATPDLVLELDADGTICHVHSGLMRTFFPEAPDEGDEMGSFQALIPSDAVAPIDEALLRALDEQEAQSLENLIPRGNELARFQCRFSPLSADRVLAIVRDLTETFPEQDTLHQSEQRFRSLVENLPAVVYRVRLDKHWTALFISERIEELVGRPARDFLEQRVTISQMIHPEDRAYVQREVKSAIAQRVPFELHYRMIHTDGTVRRIWERGRAIYGRVNQITYLDGAIFDITDLHRLRQKVQTNNKMAAVGSLAAGVAHEINNPLAIVLANLEFVTEELGAVQQAYASDDVVSDAIQDIRQAISKVQSGIDRVRSIIDDLRSFSDAAQNQAEELDMVRLVSWALRRAEPGVLPVASLHKDLQEVPRVWASEVGVVQVLWNLLDNAADAVNHLSPEEARVDVNLRHNPERDLVVLEVRDNGRGMSEDVLSRAFEPFFTTQGIGEGAGLGLFVCQGLVASMGGDITVDSTPDEGTTVKVLLPVHT; from the coding sequence ATGTCCGAGCGCAAACGACCTGCAAAGCGCCAGTCCCCGGAGCCCTCCAAGCCCACAACGGCCACGGAGAATCCGCTGATCGCCACCCCCGATCTCGTGCTGGAACTCGATGCCGATGGCACCATTTGCCACGTCCACTCCGGGCTGATGCGCACCTTTTTTCCCGAAGCGCCCGACGAGGGCGACGAGATGGGCTCTTTCCAGGCGCTGATCCCGAGCGACGCGGTTGCCCCCATCGACGAGGCCCTCCTGCGGGCGCTTGATGAGCAGGAGGCTCAGTCCCTGGAAAATCTGATACCCCGGGGCAACGAGCTGGCCCGCTTCCAGTGCCGTTTCTCGCCACTGAGCGCCGATCGCGTTCTGGCGATCGTGCGCGACCTCACCGAGACCTTTCCCGAACAAGACACCCTCCACCAGAGCGAGCAACGCTTTCGTTCCCTGGTCGAGAACCTCCCGGCCGTGGTCTACCGCGTGCGCCTGGACAAGCACTGGACCGCGCTCTTCATCTCCGAGCGCATCGAAGAGCTGGTCGGACGCCCGGCCCGCGACTTTCTGGAGCAACGCGTCACCATCAGCCAGATGATTCACCCCGAAGATCGCGCCTACGTACAGCGGGAGGTCAAATCCGCCATCGCTCAGCGGGTGCCCTTTGAATTGCACTACCGCATGATTCATACCGATGGCACCGTCCGCCGGATCTGGGAGCGCGGCCGGGCCATCTACGGCCGGGTCAATCAGATCACCTACCTCGATGGCGCCATCTTCGACATCACCGACCTGCACCGCCTGCGCCAGAAGGTGCAGACCAATAACAAGATGGCCGCCGTCGGCAGCCTGGCCGCCGGCGTGGCCCACGAGATCAACAACCCGCTGGCCATCGTCCTGGCCAACCTGGAGTTTGTCACCGAAGAACTCGGCGCCGTGCAGCAGGCCTACGCCTCCGACGACGTCGTCAGCGACGCCATCCAGGACATCCGCCAGGCCATCTCCAAGGTGCAGAGCGGCATCGACCGGGTGCGCTCCATCATCGACGATCTGCGCTCCTTCTCCGATGCCGCCCAGAACCAGGCCGAAGAACTCGACATGGTCCGCCTGGTAAGCTGGGCCCTGCGCCGCGCCGAGCCCGGCGTCCTCCCGGTAGCCAGCCTCCACAAAGACCTCCAGGAAGTTCCGCGGGTCTGGGCCAGCGAGGTTGGCGTGGTGCAGGTCCTGTGGAACCTGCTCGACAACGCCGCCGACGCCGTCAATCACCTCAGCCCGGAAGAGGCCCGGGTGGACGTGAACCTGCGCCACAACCCCGAGCGCGACCTCGTCGTGCTGGAAGTCCGTGACAACGGGCGCGGAATGAGCGAAGACGTTCTCTCCCGGGCCTTTGAGCCCTTCTTCACCACCCAGGGTATCGGCGAAGGTGCCGGCCTGGGACTCTTTGTCTGCCAGGGGCTTGTTGCATCGATGGGCGGTGATATCACCGTCGACTCGACCCCCGACGAAGGCACCACGGTCAAAGTTCTGTTACCGGTGCACACCTGA
- a CDS encoding endonuclease MutS2, translated as MTSENAARPTSATLASDAILDQLPASAARLLRTTLRPLIEEPDDRLRDIPQKSLRDLQWDQLLAELHKLARTPEGQFLIEELRPLPSRELVNQRLAETAELMALLENDDAPPLGGLREIRRALQHVSRQGSLRAEDLEAISRNCDVAARVARYFQSRTDVLPNLGLIGMQVDPLSDLRATLTHAIEPGGRLSDHASPDLGRLRRAVQNHQDRIASRVDQLLKSRELDHALRDDYVTVREDRYVIPIRAGARGHVPGIVHDYSASGQTLFIEPTELVELNNQLRWAQIELADEEERILKRLSALVASHASTLFCNVELLAYLDLVQACARQGRILRATVPRLTDGELELRQARHPLLFLKLRQELPDGRIDNDTVPNDIAITPPRRVLIVSGPNTGGKTVSLKTTGLLAIMVRHGLPIPVDEGSAIPLFEQIFTDVGDEQSIERDLSTFSGHVTNINTFLDRCGPRSLVLLDELFVGTDPMQGAALAVALLENLANRGATCVVTTHLEGLKTLAYQSEHFANASMGFDVETLSPTYQMTMGIPGSSFAVRIASRLGMAQPLIDRALGILEGQDHHSVEEVLESLEDQVRELHLEKDRLRQTRQEAETRATRYKKKYAELLQKDRDQLFGETRKLRADLRQARDRIREELKELKRQKTVEAGKHTEQQLQAMQDRLKQAEDTIEKAQEKTRPPRSGPEGLSPVTPDEIEEGMSVYCRPFKRAGQVLKYSPGDSQAQVQLGDLKVNVKTTDLYHVSESQRRDHRRGRRAAVSSGTTTTSADEVMLLPQTSDNSVDLRGMRADEALDKLELFLDSAYLRNISGVYIIHGHGTGALKRAVRGHLPRSRYVRDFRRGEREEGGDGVTIAFVHQGG; from the coding sequence ATGACCTCTGAGAACGCCGCGCGCCCGACGTCCGCGACGCTCGCCAGCGACGCCATCCTCGACCAACTCCCCGCCAGCGCCGCCAGGTTGTTGCGAACCACCCTGCGGCCGCTCATCGAGGAGCCTGACGATCGCCTGCGCGATATCCCCCAGAAATCGCTCCGCGATCTGCAATGGGATCAGCTCCTGGCCGAGCTCCACAAGCTCGCCCGCACCCCGGAGGGGCAGTTCCTTATTGAGGAGCTGCGCCCCCTGCCCTCCCGGGAGTTGGTCAACCAGCGTCTGGCCGAGACCGCCGAGCTGATGGCGCTGCTCGAAAACGACGACGCCCCGCCCCTGGGCGGCCTGCGCGAGATCCGCCGCGCCCTCCAGCACGTCTCCCGCCAGGGCTCGCTGCGCGCCGAGGACCTGGAGGCCATCAGCCGCAACTGCGACGTCGCCGCCCGGGTCGCTCGCTACTTCCAAAGCCGCACCGATGTGCTGCCCAACCTCGGGCTCATCGGCATGCAGGTCGACCCCTTAAGCGATCTGCGCGCTACGCTGACCCACGCCATCGAGCCCGGCGGCCGCCTCTCCGACCACGCCAGCCCGGACCTGGGCCGCCTGCGCCGCGCGGTCCAAAACCACCAGGACCGCATCGCCTCGCGGGTCGACCAGCTCCTGAAGTCCCGCGAACTCGACCACGCCCTGCGCGACGACTACGTCACCGTCCGCGAAGACCGCTACGTCATCCCCATTCGCGCCGGCGCCCGCGGACACGTCCCCGGCATCGTGCACGACTACTCGGCCAGCGGACAGACCCTCTTCATCGAGCCCACCGAGCTTGTCGAACTCAACAACCAGCTGCGCTGGGCCCAGATCGAGCTGGCCGACGAAGAGGAGCGCATCCTCAAACGCCTCTCCGCCCTGGTGGCCAGCCACGCCTCCACCCTCTTCTGCAACGTGGAGTTGCTGGCCTACCTGGACCTTGTGCAGGCCTGCGCGCGCCAGGGCCGCATCCTCCGGGCCACCGTCCCCCGGCTGACCGATGGCGAGCTGGAGCTGCGCCAGGCCCGCCACCCCCTGCTCTTTTTGAAGCTCCGCCAGGAGCTCCCCGACGGGCGCATCGACAACGACACGGTGCCCAACGACATCGCCATCACCCCGCCCCGACGAGTCCTGATCGTCTCCGGCCCCAACACCGGCGGGAAGACCGTCTCGCTGAAAACCACCGGCCTGCTCGCCATCATGGTGCGCCACGGCCTGCCCATCCCCGTCGACGAGGGCAGCGCCATTCCCCTCTTCGAGCAGATCTTCACCGACGTGGGCGACGAGCAATCCATTGAGCGCGACCTGAGCACCTTCTCGGGCCACGTCACCAACATCAACACCTTCCTGGATCGCTGCGGCCCCCGCTCCCTGGTCCTTCTCGACGAGCTCTTTGTGGGCACCGACCCGATGCAGGGCGCCGCGCTGGCCGTGGCCCTGCTGGAGAACCTGGCCAACCGCGGCGCCACCTGCGTGGTCACCACTCACCTGGAGGGCCTCAAAACACTGGCCTACCAGAGCGAGCACTTTGCCAACGCCTCCATGGGCTTTGATGTCGAGACGCTCAGCCCCACCTACCAGATGACCATGGGCATCCCGGGCAGCTCCTTTGCCGTGCGCATCGCCTCGCGTCTGGGCATGGCTCAACCCCTCATCGACCGCGCCTTAGGTATCCTGGAAGGCCAGGATCATCACAGCGTCGAGGAAGTTCTGGAGAGCCTGGAAGATCAGGTGCGCGAACTCCACCTCGAAAAGGACCGTCTGCGCCAGACGCGTCAGGAGGCCGAGACCCGGGCCACGCGCTACAAAAAGAAATACGCCGAGCTTTTGCAGAAAGACCGCGACCAACTCTTTGGCGAGACCCGCAAGTTGCGCGCCGATCTTCGCCAGGCCCGCGATCGCATCCGCGAAGAACTCAAGGAACTCAAGCGTCAGAAGACCGTCGAGGCCGGCAAGCACACCGAGCAGCAGCTCCAGGCGATGCAAGATCGCCTCAAGCAGGCCGAAGACACCATCGAAAAGGCCCAGGAGAAAACCCGGCCGCCGCGCTCCGGCCCCGAGGGCTTAAGTCCGGTCACGCCTGACGAGATCGAAGAGGGCATGAGTGTGTACTGCCGCCCCTTCAAGCGCGCCGGCCAGGTGCTCAAGTACTCCCCGGGCGACAGTCAGGCTCAGGTTCAGCTGGGCGATCTCAAGGTCAACGTCAAAACCACCGACCTCTACCACGTCAGCGAAAGCCAGCGACGCGACCACCGCCGCGGCCGCCGCGCGGCGGTGAGCTCCGGCACCACAACCACGTCGGCCGACGAGGTGATGCTGCTGCCGCAAACCTCCGACAACTCGGTCGACCTGCGCGGCATGCGCGCCGACGAAGCGCTGGACAAGCTCGAGCTCTTCCTCGACAGCGCCTACCTGCGGAACATCTCCGGGGTCTACATCATCCATGGCCATGGCACCGGCGCTCTCAAGCGCGCGGTCCGCGGCCATCTGCCCCGCTCGCGCTACGTGCGCGACTTCCGCCGCGGCGAGCGCGAAGAGGGAGGTGACGGCGTCACGATCGCGTTTGTGCACCAGGGAGGCTAA
- a CDS encoding peptidase MA family metallohydrolase, whose amino-acid sequence MMREHAQKTFRRAAAVLMALLLLAVSAPVWAQAGLEDYQRAEEMLSAWQLDEARQAMDRLAEKAPGIPELAYLEARYAFYDGDYKQALEHIDRALAGREQAHWQALREIIAETIEVTGSYARHVSPSGRFEVFIEPGRDEVLLPYAFEALDAAYEALGQELDYYPSTPIRVEVYPRTATLAQVSLLTDEEIRTSGTIALCQYNRLMITSPRAVLRGYGWVDTLIHEYVHYVINRKTYNQVPIWMHEGLAKYLERRWRGEDQARLSASSEHLLHQRLQADELIPFEAMHPSMAKLPSQEDAAVAFAEVYTTMEYLREQVGPGAFGRLLDTINQGYDSQTAFARVLDTSWTRFEKDWRRYLHTRPAPDLSGESEAFEETLVFEDEPGAGNDLEQVGTPGARDHIRLGQMFQVRERFGAAVVQYQKAGALIGAQNPVLQGRLAQSLLAIGEAQEAVEALGEVRELYPGYVTTWLELGRAYLALGQHEAAREALEEAARINPFDPGVHEGLARAYSALGLAPGAERARAAERLVQ is encoded by the coding sequence ATGATGCGAGAACACGCACAGAAAACGTTCAGGCGGGCCGCGGCGGTGCTGATGGCGCTGCTTTTGCTGGCGGTGTCCGCGCCGGTGTGGGCGCAGGCTGGGTTGGAGGATTACCAACGCGCCGAGGAGATGCTTTCGGCCTGGCAGCTGGACGAGGCGCGTCAGGCTATGGATCGCCTGGCCGAGAAAGCCCCGGGGATTCCGGAGCTGGCGTATCTGGAGGCGCGCTACGCGTTTTACGACGGGGATTACAAGCAGGCGCTGGAGCACATTGACCGGGCGTTGGCCGGGCGCGAGCAAGCGCACTGGCAGGCGTTGCGCGAGATCATTGCCGAGACCATCGAGGTCACCGGCAGTTATGCGCGTCATGTGAGCCCCTCGGGGCGCTTTGAGGTCTTTATTGAGCCGGGGCGCGACGAGGTGCTTCTGCCCTATGCCTTTGAGGCGCTGGATGCAGCCTATGAGGCGCTGGGGCAGGAGTTGGATTACTACCCGTCGACGCCGATTCGGGTGGAGGTGTATCCGCGCACCGCGACGCTGGCGCAGGTCTCATTGCTGACCGACGAGGAGATTCGCACCTCGGGGACGATCGCGCTCTGTCAGTACAACCGGCTGATGATCACCAGTCCGCGGGCGGTGCTCAGGGGCTACGGGTGGGTGGACACGTTGATTCACGAGTACGTGCACTACGTGATCAACCGCAAGACCTACAACCAGGTGCCGATCTGGATGCATGAGGGGCTGGCAAAGTACCTGGAGCGACGCTGGCGTGGGGAGGATCAGGCGCGGCTCTCGGCGAGCTCGGAGCATCTTTTGCATCAGCGACTGCAGGCCGATGAGCTGATTCCATTTGAGGCGATGCACCCCTCGATGGCGAAGCTCCCCAGTCAGGAAGACGCGGCGGTGGCCTTTGCCGAGGTGTACACGACCATGGAGTATCTGCGCGAGCAGGTGGGGCCGGGAGCCTTTGGGCGCCTGTTGGATACGATCAACCAGGGCTACGATTCGCAGACGGCCTTTGCCCGGGTGTTGGATACGAGCTGGACGAGGTTTGAGAAGGACTGGCGTCGCTACCTGCATACGCGTCCGGCGCCCGACTTATCGGGGGAGAGCGAGGCCTTTGAGGAGACGCTGGTGTTTGAGGATGAGCCGGGCGCGGGCAACGATCTGGAGCAGGTGGGGACGCCCGGGGCGCGCGATCACATTCGCCTGGGGCAGATGTTTCAGGTGCGGGAGCGCTTCGGGGCGGCGGTGGTGCAGTATCAGAAGGCCGGCGCGCTGATCGGTGCGCAGAACCCGGTGCTTCAGGGGCGTCTGGCTCAGAGCTTGCTGGCCATTGGCGAGGCGCAGGAGGCCGTGGAGGCGCTTGGCGAGGTGCGGGAGCTTTACCCGGGGTATGTGACGACGTGGCTGGAGTTGGGGCGGGCCTATCTGGCGCTCGGGCAGCACGAAGCGGCCCGGGAGGCGCTGGAGGAGGCGGCGCGCATCAACCCCTTTGATCCGGGTGTGCACGAAGGGTTGGCCCGAGCGTATTCAGCGCTGGGTCTGGCGCCGGGGGCCGAACGGGCCCGGGCGGCTGAGCGGCTGGTGCAGTGA
- a CDS encoding DUF4175 family protein, whose amino-acid sequence MHDDTKQPLPDDQGAESGEARASLSAPEIVGASVGSSGERGAPAESKASEGGHRSERSGNSQVSASLRALEVLLRRTERELRRPILLEGGLWAASGALAVALSALAVAAMFEVQGALVARWILGVGLGAVAISALVAWGLFRARGRGATTTAQLIQRHETSFRNDLVSALEFGRRLSAEGGRQALAAEGVSAGLAAAHVHRALKSALARAREQSLAHLVPARDLRAPLGAAGVLALVLAIPLVMSPGWTLGVLSGDRVGASVAGDRVRERPIVGQIDAVMVYPEYTGLGRQMVRLGSGFLETLEGTEVHLQLVLWPERWQKVELVRSWQGDEGPQEEVLPVKVQGQQGAVSLKLRESGSYTFRALSEDGAPVEDGVSRPIRVVADEVPRVRLTSHSPGPEPLIVQPDEVLELSVEALDDFGLSGLSLAHHFGEDEEGGERRALELRELESKPRALEHTLRFELSALNLQPKDRVSIYFEARDINKVTGPGVGRSEALVIYVESPDDQHMRNIADQQALLEALLLHLADVLEAPPGERVREGAEGQRFVVDETLDAAARSAIFDVGAQHHGVREQILAELDALRARVADDPMMSGRNAALFDGLATQLQRLQQEGGELLKRLRVRSERGDLTRAHVAEIAGFTARVEDELEKALLRFDELLARQKMELVEATAEELKAMRDRLRELLEQYRDTEDPALKKAIEREVQRLRQRMAELMARMQMQMEKLSQEHVNMEALEAMQMESEAAQLGQQLQSIEELLAQDDIEGALAELDKMDELLEGLSAEVDQGMAQSAPEGISELDRQMGELMEDASQLQEMERALEAQTRELDDELAKERRETLQEMVKPAVDEVMREVERQERALDQMEELALPERDLGQVAYNREALGKVRQALEQEDLPLALDAARDSERRLRGMRGTLSLSERYVREPEQLDALRRAGASSERMAERGEKIVEMLDEFMEQAQQQRGSEGQSQRYEELAERQQQVREQAEALRQKVEQTGERFPMVRDQVMPSLEEATEAMEQAEQALRQGQGQPALDGERSALEQLGELGDQMRQAMQRQRRQDQRGQGKQKTEKVEIPGASSREAQERMRREMMEGMREGRLEDYDSEIERYYRSLVE is encoded by the coding sequence ATGCACGACGATACAAAGCAGCCACTGCCCGACGACCAGGGCGCAGAGTCCGGGGAGGCGCGCGCGTCGCTGAGTGCGCCTGAGATCGTGGGCGCGTCTGTGGGGAGTTCGGGGGAGAGGGGGGCGCCCGCGGAGAGCAAGGCGTCGGAGGGGGGACATCGCTCCGAACGATCTGGAAACTCCCAGGTCAGCGCCTCGCTGCGGGCGCTGGAGGTGCTGCTGCGGCGCACCGAGCGTGAGCTTCGCCGCCCGATTCTGCTGGAGGGTGGATTGTGGGCGGCCTCGGGGGCGCTGGCCGTGGCGCTGAGTGCGCTGGCCGTGGCGGCGATGTTTGAGGTTCAGGGGGCGCTGGTTGCGCGCTGGATTTTGGGCGTGGGCCTGGGCGCGGTGGCCATCAGCGCGCTGGTGGCCTGGGGGCTCTTTCGGGCGCGGGGACGCGGGGCGACGACCACCGCGCAGCTGATCCAGCGCCATGAGACGAGTTTTCGAAACGATCTGGTGTCGGCGCTGGAGTTTGGTCGACGTCTGAGCGCCGAGGGAGGGCGCCAGGCGCTGGCCGCCGAAGGGGTGAGCGCCGGTTTGGCCGCCGCCCATGTGCATCGGGCGCTGAAGTCGGCGCTGGCCCGGGCCCGGGAGCAGTCGCTGGCGCATCTGGTGCCGGCGCGTGACCTGCGCGCTCCGCTTGGTGCCGCCGGGGTGTTGGCGCTGGTGCTGGCCATCCCCCTGGTGATGAGTCCGGGGTGGACGCTGGGCGTGCTCAGCGGCGACCGGGTCGGGGCTTCGGTGGCCGGAGATCGGGTGCGCGAGCGTCCGATCGTCGGGCAGATCGACGCGGTGATGGTGTACCCGGAGTACACCGGGCTGGGGCGCCAGATGGTGCGTCTGGGGTCGGGCTTTCTGGAGACGTTGGAGGGCACCGAGGTGCACCTGCAGCTGGTGCTGTGGCCGGAGCGCTGGCAGAAGGTCGAGTTGGTGCGCAGCTGGCAGGGAGACGAGGGCCCGCAGGAGGAGGTGCTCCCGGTCAAGGTGCAGGGGCAGCAGGGGGCGGTGAGCCTGAAGCTCCGGGAAAGCGGCAGCTATACCTTTCGCGCGCTGAGTGAGGATGGGGCGCCGGTCGAAGACGGCGTCAGCCGTCCGATTCGGGTGGTGGCCGATGAGGTGCCCCGGGTGCGTCTGACCTCACATAGTCCGGGGCCTGAGCCGCTGATTGTGCAGCCCGACGAGGTGCTGGAGCTCTCGGTGGAGGCGCTGGATGACTTCGGGTTGAGCGGGCTGAGTCTGGCGCATCATTTTGGGGAGGATGAAGAGGGCGGGGAGCGTCGGGCGCTGGAGCTGCGGGAGCTGGAGTCGAAGCCCCGGGCGCTGGAGCATACCCTGAGGTTTGAGCTGAGCGCGTTGAACTTGCAGCCCAAAGACCGGGTCTCGATCTATTTTGAGGCTCGCGACATCAATAAGGTTACCGGCCCGGGGGTGGGGAGAAGCGAGGCGCTGGTGATTTATGTGGAGAGTCCCGACGACCAGCATATGCGCAACATCGCCGACCAGCAGGCGCTGCTGGAGGCGCTCTTGTTGCACCTGGCCGATGTGTTGGAGGCGCCCCCCGGGGAGCGGGTAAGGGAGGGGGCAGAGGGCCAGCGTTTTGTGGTGGATGAGACTCTGGATGCGGCGGCGCGCAGCGCGATCTTCGATGTGGGAGCTCAGCACCACGGGGTCCGCGAGCAGATCCTGGCCGAGTTGGACGCGTTGCGGGCCCGGGTGGCCGACGACCCGATGATGAGCGGTCGTAACGCCGCGCTTTTTGACGGGCTGGCCACGCAGCTGCAGCGGCTCCAGCAGGAGGGTGGCGAGTTGCTCAAGCGGCTGCGGGTGCGCTCGGAGCGGGGCGACCTGACCCGGGCTCATGTGGCCGAGATCGCCGGGTTCACCGCCCGGGTGGAAGACGAGCTGGAGAAGGCGCTCCTGCGTTTTGATGAGCTTCTGGCCCGCCAGAAGATGGAGCTTGTGGAGGCGACCGCCGAGGAGCTCAAGGCGATGCGTGATCGCTTGCGCGAGCTTCTGGAGCAGTACCGGGACACCGAAGATCCGGCGTTGAAGAAGGCGATTGAGCGCGAGGTTCAGCGTTTGCGCCAGCGGATGGCCGAGTTGATGGCCCGTATGCAGATGCAGATGGAGAAGTTGTCTCAGGAGCACGTCAACATGGAGGCGCTGGAGGCGATGCAGATGGAGAGCGAGGCCGCGCAGCTCGGTCAGCAGCTGCAGTCAATCGAGGAGCTGCTGGCCCAGGATGATATCGAGGGGGCGCTGGCCGAACTCGATAAGATGGATGAGCTGCTGGAGGGGCTCAGCGCGGAGGTGGATCAGGGCATGGCGCAGTCGGCTCCGGAGGGGATCTCGGAGCTCGATCGGCAGATGGGCGAGTTGATGGAGGATGCCAGTCAGCTCCAGGAGATGGAGCGGGCGTTGGAGGCCCAGACCCGGGAGCTGGATGACGAGCTGGCCAAGGAGCGTCGCGAGACGCTCCAGGAGATGGTCAAGCCGGCCGTCGACGAGGTGATGCGGGAGGTGGAGCGTCAGGAGCGGGCGCTGGATCAGATGGAGGAGCTGGCGTTGCCCGAGCGCGACCTGGGCCAGGTTGCCTACAACCGTGAGGCGCTCGGTAAGGTGCGTCAGGCGCTGGAGCAGGAAGATTTGCCGCTGGCTCTGGATGCCGCGCGCGATTCGGAGCGACGTTTGCGCGGGATGCGCGGCACGTTAAGTCTGTCGGAGCGCTATGTGCGCGAGCCCGAGCAGCTTGATGCGCTGCGCCGGGCCGGGGCTTCCAGTGAGAGGATGGCCGAGCGTGGGGAGAAGATCGTGGAGATGCTCGACGAGTTTATGGAGCAGGCCCAGCAGCAGCGCGGCTCTGAGGGGCAGTCGCAGCGATATGAAGAACTGGCCGAACGCCAGCAGCAGGTCCGGGAGCAGGCGGAGGCGCTTCGCCAGAAGGTCGAGCAGACCGGGGAGCGTTTCCCGATGGTGCGCGATCAGGTGATGCCTTCGCTCGAGGAGGCGACCGAGGCGATGGAGCAGGCCGAGCAGGCGCTTCGTCAGGGGCAGGGGCAGCCGGCGCTCGATGGTGAGCGCTCCGCCCTGGAGCAGCTAGGAGAGCTCGGCGACCAGATGCGCCAGGCGATGCAGCGTCAGCGTCGTCAGGATCAGCGTGGTCAGGGCAAACAGAAGACCGAGAAGGTGGAGATTCCGGGGGCGTCGAGCCGCGAGGCCCAGGAGCGCATGCGTCGCGAGATGATGGAGGGGATGCGCGAGGGGCGGCTTGAGGATTACGACTCGGAGATCGAGCGCTACTACAGGAGCCTGGTGGAATGA
- a CDS encoding RCC1 domain-containing protein → MYTTSRALRALLLSLLTTLALPACTTSQCESDSDCFAGEYCNIGACQPTLETDVDEGDTDTDTEATGDTDTDLDADADADPPAITALEAGQYHTCAIVDGALYCWGYNEKGQLGQALENLVQSDRPLLVPGLESGVTAVALGNNHTCAVQHSALKCFGSNSHGQLGRITANFDIPAPTPTAVSGLDRGVSAVAAGALHTCAIQNGALKCFGFNGLGAIGNSDTAGMANELNRVAEPRLVDALNQNVTRVRAGANHTCAMQGDQLFCFGNNHQGQLGHDLNLNEETPNPDPGRVLGLSELSTFDSGQDFNCALRYGAARCWGHNVHGQAGHDRGVNINFTPPTSTLYIVTGLSSEVTLIATGYLHACALHQDVIKCWGNNASYRSGHPDLSVYRPTEVAGLTDVTLLAAGSLHTCALAEGNVYCWGNADQGQTTGSETTHIPQRVIFP, encoded by the coding sequence ATGTACACGACCTCGCGCGCGCTGCGTGCACTGCTCCTGAGCCTCCTCACCACACTCGCCCTTCCCGCATGCACGACCTCCCAATGCGAAAGCGACAGCGACTGCTTCGCCGGTGAGTACTGCAACATCGGCGCCTGCCAACCGACGCTGGAGACGGATGTGGATGAGGGCGACACCGACACCGATACCGAAGCCACGGGCGACACCGACACCGACCTCGATGCCGACGCCGACGCCGATCCGCCGGCCATCACCGCCCTGGAAGCCGGGCAGTACCACACCTGCGCGATTGTCGACGGCGCCCTCTACTGCTGGGGATACAACGAAAAAGGCCAGCTCGGGCAAGCTCTGGAGAATCTAGTACAATCCGATCGGCCGCTCCTGGTCCCCGGGCTGGAGAGCGGCGTCACCGCGGTGGCTCTGGGCAATAACCACACCTGCGCCGTTCAACACAGCGCTCTCAAGTGCTTCGGAAGCAACAGCCACGGCCAGCTCGGCCGCATCACCGCCAACTTCGACATCCCGGCCCCCACTCCGACCGCCGTATCCGGACTTGACCGGGGCGTGAGCGCCGTGGCAGCCGGCGCTCTCCACACCTGCGCCATTCAAAACGGTGCCCTCAAGTGCTTTGGTTTCAACGGACTGGGAGCAATCGGCAACTCGGACACCGCCGGCATGGCCAATGAACTCAACCGCGTGGCCGAACCCCGCCTCGTCGACGCGCTCAATCAAAACGTGACCCGGGTGCGCGCCGGCGCCAACCACACCTGCGCCATGCAGGGGGATCAGCTCTTTTGCTTCGGGAACAACCATCAGGGCCAACTCGGACACGACCTCAACCTGAACGAAGAGACCCCCAACCCCGACCCCGGACGCGTCCTGGGCCTTTCCGAGCTCAGCACCTTCGACAGCGGCCAGGACTTTAACTGCGCGCTTCGCTACGGTGCCGCCCGCTGCTGGGGACACAACGTCCACGGCCAGGCCGGCCATGACCGGGGCGTCAACATCAACTTCACCCCGCCGACCTCGACCCTGTACATCGTCACCGGCCTCTCCTCCGAGGTCACCCTGATCGCCACCGGCTACCTGCACGCCTGCGCGCTCCATCAGGACGTGATCAAGTGCTGGGGCAACAACGCCTCCTACCGCAGCGGACACCCGGATCTTAGCGTCTACCGCCCCACCGAAGTCGCCGGGCTGACCGACGTCACGCTCCTTGCCGCCGGGAGCCTTCACACCTGCGCGCTGGCCGAAGGGAACGTCTATTGCTGGGGCAACGCCGACCAGGGGCAGACCACCGGCAGCGAGACCACCCATATCCCTCAACGTGTCATCTTCCCCTGA